In Flavobacterium endoglycinae, one DNA window encodes the following:
- a CDS encoding helix-turn-helix domain-containing protein has protein sequence MANQQPLRFKTISEFHQFRDLPKPEHPLVSVYNFEDLKYLNEEEPKSLILDFYSIALKRNANAKMRYGQQEYDFNEGVLMFISPGQVFSIEGNAEMKHTGWSLLIHPDFLWNTPLAHKIKQYEYFGYAVNEALHLSEKEENMLIDIIKNIQQEYQSNIDKFSQDVIIAQIELFLTYAERFYNRQFITRKISSHQILARLEKLLEEYFNDTVLITKGLPTVPYIAENLNVSPNYLSGLLKLHTGQSTQQHIHNKLIEKAKEKLSTTQLSISEIAFELGFEHQQSFSKLFKTKTNISPLEFRQSFN, from the coding sequence ATGGCAAATCAGCAACCTCTTAGATTCAAAACTATAAGCGAATTCCACCAGTTTCGGGATTTGCCTAAACCTGAACATCCTTTGGTGAGCGTTTATAATTTTGAAGATTTAAAATATCTGAATGAAGAAGAACCTAAGAGCCTTATTCTTGACTTTTATTCTATTGCGCTGAAAAGAAATGCCAATGCAAAAATGCGTTACGGCCAGCAGGAATATGATTTTAATGAAGGCGTTTTAATGTTTATTTCGCCGGGACAAGTTTTTTCCATAGAAGGCAATGCCGAAATGAAACACACAGGATGGTCATTATTGATCCATCCTGATTTTTTATGGAATACACCTTTGGCACACAAAATCAAACAGTACGAATATTTTGGCTATGCCGTCAATGAAGCGTTGCATCTTTCTGAAAAAGAAGAAAATATGCTTATTGATATTATCAAAAACATTCAGCAGGAATACCAGTCGAATATTGATAAATTCAGTCAGGACGTTATTATTGCCCAAATTGAATTGTTTCTTACCTATGCTGAACGATTCTACAACCGACAATTTATTACTAGAAAAATAAGCAGCCACCAGATTCTTGCACGTCTTGAAAAACTACTGGAAGAATATTTTAACGATACTGTTTTAATTACAAAAGGACTTCCTACAGTACCCTATATTGCCGAGAATTTAAATGTCTCGCCTAATTATTTAAGCGGATTATTAAAACTCCATACAGGTCAAAGTACACAACAGCACATTCACAATAAATTAATTGAAAAAGCCAAAGAAAAACTTTCGACAACTCAATTATCCATCAGTGAAATTGCTTTCGAACTGGGTTTTGAACATCAGCAGTCTTTTAGCAAATTGTTTAAAACAAAAACCAATATTTCACCTTTAGAATTTAGGCAGTCTTTTAATTAA
- a CDS encoding nuclear transport factor 2 family protein produces the protein MTKKEITQNFLHLCASGHSHEAFRLHTGENFKHHNAYFKGDANTLMLAMEESARKNPNKIFSIHNILEDGDLVSVHSHLKQNSDDLGFAVVHIARFENNKIVELWDLGQPIPAETINENGMF, from the coding sequence ATGACTAAGAAAGAAATTACCCAAAACTTCCTGCATCTTTGTGCCAGTGGACATTCACACGAGGCTTTCCGACTGCATACGGGAGAAAATTTCAAACACCATAATGCCTATTTTAAAGGTGATGCCAATACTTTAATGCTGGCAATGGAAGAATCTGCCAGAAAAAATCCAAATAAGATTTTCTCCATTCATAATATCTTAGAAGATGGAGATTTAGTTTCTGTTCATTCCCATCTCAAACAAAACTCTGATGATCTTGGTTTTGCTGTAGTTCATATTGCCAGATTCGAAAACAACAAAATAGTCGAACTCTGGGATTTAGGACAGCCAATTCCCGCTGAAACCATTAACGAAAACGGAATGTTTTAG